Proteins from one Streptomyces sp. NBC_00390 genomic window:
- a CDS encoding HAD family hydrolase, with translation MKAVLFDFSGTLLRIESTTSWLRATLAARGETWPEAELVRCAHELEVAGALPGGASPMRLPQRLSALWATRDESSERHRAAYTGLARQVALPDEDLYDALYDRHMTPAAWRPYPDAAEVLRGLRERGVGVGVVSNIGWDLRPVFRAHGLDALVDGYTLSYEHGVQKPDARLFRAACEVLGRNPGEVLMVGDDRRADGGAVAVGCAVHFVDHLPVDERPAGLRPVLEIVDRGGAAASADGTGAH, from the coding sequence ATCAAGGCAGTCCTCTTCGATTTCTCCGGCACGCTGCTGCGCATCGAATCGACGACGTCCTGGCTGCGAGCCACGCTGGCGGCGCGCGGCGAGACCTGGCCCGAGGCGGAACTGGTCCGCTGCGCCCATGAGCTGGAAGTCGCGGGGGCGCTGCCGGGCGGGGCGTCGCCGATGCGGCTGCCGCAGCGGCTTTCCGCCCTGTGGGCGACCCGGGACGAGAGCTCCGAGCGTCACCGGGCCGCCTACACGGGCCTGGCCCGCCAAGTGGCGCTGCCGGACGAGGATCTGTACGACGCGCTATACGACCGCCATATGACGCCCGCGGCCTGGCGGCCCTACCCCGACGCCGCCGAGGTGCTGCGCGGACTGCGGGAGCGCGGGGTGGGCGTCGGGGTGGTGAGCAACATCGGCTGGGATCTGCGGCCGGTCTTCCGCGCCCATGGACTCGACGCCCTGGTCGACGGCTACACGCTGTCGTACGAGCACGGGGTGCAGAAGCCTGACGCCCGGCTGTTCCGCGCCGCGTGCGAAGTGCTGGGCCGCAATCCGGGCGAGGTACTGATGGTGGGAGACGACCGGCGGGCGGACGGCGGAGCGGTGGCCGTGGGATGCGCGGTGCACTTCGTGGACCATCTGCCGGTCGACGAGCGCCCCGCGGGGCTTCGCCCGGTGCTGGAAATCGTGGACCGCGGCGGGGCCGCCGCGTCCGCGGACGGCACGGGAGCACACTGA
- a CDS encoding DUF5134 domain-containing protein, whose amino-acid sequence MHGPAMSGWLLVSLCTASGAYCLVRMRSCSGEAREAAGGEALMSFGMAAMAVPVAVLALPRWCWMLFAALFVAAGVRTAWPGRRSHRHLHHLVGCLAMVYMALSMAPGGAGHPAPGHTTAGVPLLTGALLVYFAGYVLRSGVRLIPLPSPAGGPVPPAVAWGARPELAQACRLSMGIATVAMLLAL is encoded by the coding sequence GTGCACGGACCTGCGATGTCCGGCTGGCTGCTCGTGTCGCTGTGCACCGCGAGCGGGGCGTACTGCCTGGTGCGGATGCGCAGTTGCTCGGGAGAAGCGCGCGAGGCAGCGGGAGGCGAGGCGCTGATGAGCTTCGGCATGGCCGCCATGGCCGTGCCCGTGGCCGTGCTCGCCCTGCCGCGGTGGTGCTGGATGCTCTTCGCGGCGCTCTTCGTCGCCGCAGGGGTCCGCACCGCATGGCCCGGCCGGCGCAGCCACCGTCATCTGCACCATCTCGTCGGCTGCCTGGCCATGGTCTACATGGCGCTGTCGATGGCCCCGGGCGGCGCGGGGCACCCGGCGCCGGGGCACACCACCGCGGGCGTTCCACTGCTCACCGGCGCGCTGCTGGTCTACTTCGCCGGCTATGTGCTGCGCTCCGGAGTGCGGCTGATACCGCTCCCCTCCCCCGCGGGCGGGCCGGTCCCGCCGGCCGTCGCCTGGGGAGCCCGTCCCGAACTGGCGCAGGCCTGCAGACTCTCCATGGGCATCGCCACGGTGGCGATGCTGCTCGCGCTCTGA
- a CDS encoding GNAT family N-acetyltransferase, whose product MDTAPPRDTAELIYRDAVEADVEVLVPLIESAYRGDASRAGWTTEADILGGQRTDPEGVRAVITAPCSRLMIVECDGVPIACCQLEHRGDAAYFGMFAVRPELQGAGLGRRIIAEAERSARELWAVRQMQMTVISVRDELIAWYERRGYRRTGELSPFPYGDERFGIPRRDDLAFELLVKELS is encoded by the coding sequence ATGGACACCGCCCCGCCCCGGGACACCGCCGAACTCATCTACCGCGACGCAGTCGAGGCGGATGTGGAGGTGCTCGTCCCGCTGATCGAGTCGGCCTACCGCGGCGACGCGAGCCGGGCCGGCTGGACCACGGAGGCGGACATCCTCGGCGGGCAGCGAACCGACCCCGAGGGCGTACGCGCGGTGATCACCGCCCCCTGCAGCCGGCTGATGATCGTCGAGTGCGACGGTGTGCCGATCGCCTGCTGTCAGCTCGAACACCGCGGCGACGCAGCCTACTTCGGGATGTTCGCGGTGCGCCCCGAACTCCAGGGCGCCGGCCTGGGCCGCCGGATCATCGCCGAGGCCGAGCGCAGCGCACGCGAGCTGTGGGCCGTGCGGCAGATGCAGATGACGGTGATATCGGTCAGGGACGAGCTGATCGCCTGGTACGAGCGGCGCGGCTACCGCCGTACGGGAGAGCTGAGCCCGTTCCCGTACGGCGACGAGCGCTTCGGCATCCCGCGGCGCGACGATCTCGCCTTCGAGCTGCTGGTGAAGGAACTGTCCTAG
- a CDS encoding glycerophosphodiester phosphodiesterase — MTFFTIGHRGVMGVEPENTLRSFVRAEQCGMDAIELDLHLSKDGALAVMHDADVDRTTDGKGPIAEKTLAELRELDAGKGERVPVFEEVLDAVRSPLQAEIKDVAAARALADVMHRRDLVHRVEVSSFHDEAVAEIATLVPGVRTVLIASRWGSDIVDRAKAVGALSLALNIRRLTLETVEHAHAEGLKVIGWVVNTQEHLRLVRAFELDGATTDFPEIRRTGRFTA; from the coding sequence TTGACTTTCTTCACCATCGGTCATCGCGGGGTCATGGGCGTCGAGCCGGAGAACACCCTGCGTTCCTTCGTCCGCGCCGAGCAGTGCGGCATGGACGCCATCGAGCTGGATCTGCACCTCAGCAAGGACGGCGCGCTCGCCGTCATGCACGACGCGGACGTGGACCGTACGACCGACGGAAAAGGCCCCATCGCCGAGAAGACACTCGCGGAGCTGCGGGAGCTCGACGCGGGCAAGGGCGAGCGGGTTCCGGTCTTCGAGGAGGTGCTCGATGCGGTCCGCTCCCCGCTCCAGGCCGAGATCAAGGATGTGGCGGCGGCCCGGGCGCTGGCCGATGTGATGCACCGCCGCGATCTCGTGCACCGCGTCGAGGTGTCGTCGTTCCACGACGAAGCCGTCGCCGAGATCGCGACCCTGGTGCCGGGTGTGCGCACGGTGCTGATCGCCAGCCGCTGGGGCTCGGACATCGTGGACCGTGCGAAGGCGGTGGGCGCGCTCTCGCTGGCGCTGAACATCCGCCGCCTGACCCTGGAGACCGTGGAGCACGCGCACGCCGAAGGGCTCAAGGTGATCGGCTGGGTGGTGAACACCCAGGAGCACCTGCGCCTGGTGCGCGCCTTCGAACTCGACGGAGCGACCACCGACTTTCCCGAGATCAGGCGCACGGGGCGGTTCACGGCGTAG
- a CDS encoding phosphatase PAP2 family protein produces the protein MHSARPAAARPTPSPPPHSPVTVPARTALVIAALSVILVVPVAVDWLPLVSFDRAVSDALHRSAVAEPGFTRANRVFSDWVWDPWTMRALVALAAVWLWLHRERLLAMWVVATSAIGTAAQQGLKAAVGRERPSWPDPVDSARYAAYPSGHAMTAAVTCGLLLWLLRRHGVDGQLWGWCVAVAAVSVAGVGFTRVHLGVHWPTDVLGGWLLGVCLVAAAVASYEQVALSRGH, from the coding sequence ATGCACTCCGCTCGCCCGGCCGCCGCGCGGCCCACACCGTCCCCGCCGCCGCACTCCCCGGTCACCGTCCCGGCCCGTACCGCCCTCGTGATCGCGGCCCTTTCCGTGATTCTGGTGGTACCGGTCGCCGTCGATTGGTTGCCGCTGGTCTCCTTCGACCGGGCCGTGAGCGACGCCCTGCACCGCTCGGCGGTGGCCGAGCCCGGCTTCACCCGGGCCAATCGGGTGTTCTCGGACTGGGTGTGGGACCCCTGGACGATGCGCGCGCTGGTCGCGCTGGCCGCCGTATGGCTCTGGCTGCACCGTGAGCGGCTGCTCGCGATGTGGGTCGTCGCCACGAGTGCGATCGGCACCGCCGCCCAGCAGGGTCTGAAGGCCGCCGTGGGGCGGGAGCGCCCCTCCTGGCCGGACCCCGTGGACTCGGCGCGCTACGCGGCGTACCCGTCCGGTCATGCGATGACCGCGGCGGTCACCTGCGGGCTGCTGCTGTGGCTGCTGCGGCGCCACGGGGTGGACGGTCAGCTGTGGGGCTGGTGCGTCGCGGTCGCCGCGGTCTCGGTGGCCGGGGTGGGTTTCACCCGGGTCCATCTCGGCGTGCACTGGCCGACGGACGTCCTGGGCGGCTGGCTGCTCGGGGTGTGCCTGGTGGCCGCCGCCGTCGCCTCGTACGAACAGGTGGCCTTGTCCCGGGGCCACTGA
- a CDS encoding M56 family metallopeptidase, which yields MVVSLALLLLGALLAVAAPRLVSRGDWREREPVVALWVWQCMVATVLLSFALSMTLSAAAAWQLVRGHVFAPAPHGVVEAYALGSNGPWSALLAVALACCGLWTGAMLTREIRRAQTRHRKRRAELLVRAPLLPGEEPGGEPLVVLEGERPEAWWLPGSTPQLVVTTSAVRRLKGLQLDAVLAHEEGHARARHDWLLHCSAALANGFPQIPVFAAFRDEMHRLVELAADDVASRRFGRLTVALALVELNEDRGVFGPCPTPDAELPQRVNRLLAPVPRLTTGRRLRLTAAAALVPVIPLLVAFVPGLRALG from the coding sequence ATGGTGGTCTCCCTGGCACTGCTGCTGCTCGGCGCACTTCTCGCCGTGGCGGCCCCGCGTCTGGTGTCACGGGGGGACTGGCGGGAGCGCGAACCGGTGGTGGCGCTGTGGGTGTGGCAGTGCATGGTGGCCACCGTGCTGCTCTCGTTCGCCCTGTCCATGACTCTCAGTGCGGCAGCCGCCTGGCAGCTCGTCCGCGGCCATGTCTTCGCGCCCGCGCCGCACGGCGTGGTGGAGGCCTATGCCCTGGGCTCGAACGGGCCCTGGTCCGCATTGCTCGCGGTGGCGCTGGCATGCTGCGGCCTGTGGACCGGCGCGATGCTCACCCGGGAGATCCGCCGAGCGCAGACACGGCACCGCAAGCGCCGCGCGGAGCTGCTCGTGCGCGCCCCGCTGCTGCCGGGCGAAGAGCCGGGAGGCGAGCCGCTGGTGGTCCTGGAGGGGGAACGCCCCGAGGCCTGGTGGCTGCCCGGCAGCACACCGCAACTGGTCGTCACGACGTCCGCGGTGCGCCGATTGAAGGGGCTCCAGCTCGATGCCGTGCTGGCGCACGAGGAGGGCCATGCGCGGGCGCGCCACGACTGGCTGCTGCACTGTTCCGCCGCGCTGGCCAACGGGTTCCCGCAGATTCCGGTGTTCGCCGCGTTCCGTGACGAGATGCACCGGTTGGTGGAGCTCGCGGCGGACGATGTGGCCTCACGGCGCTTCGGCCGGCTCACGGTCGCGCTGGCGCTGGTCGAACTCAACGAGGACCGCGGAGTGTTCGGACCGTGCCCGACGCCGGACGCCGAGCTTCCACAGCGGGTCAACCGGCTGCTGGCCCCGGTGCCCCGGCTCACCACGGGCCGCCGGTTGCGGCTGACGGCGGCCGCGGCGCTGGTCCCCGTCATTCCGTTGCTGGTGGCCTTCGTACCGGGCCTGCGCGCGCTGGGATAG
- a CDS encoding TetR/AcrR family transcriptional regulator, with protein sequence MSPRSASVNEELRRRSRERLLQATWELVDQHGYEATTLGDIADRAGCARGLVSYYFPGKRQLLQSAVHRLMHLTLQAALEREPRTDDGRERLARAIDAILGLAADRPVLMRTHMAGILQADGFVQCPEQQRLAHLLRDTVERYGSRDIDTDYPLLRALLMGAVVAVLLPGAPMPRARLRAELFQRYGLDWELGVPPGGPPPGGTPVQRRNQSSKSSK encoded by the coding sequence ATGTCCCCGCGGAGCGCATCGGTCAATGAAGAACTTCGTCGGCGTTCCCGGGAGCGGCTGCTGCAGGCGACGTGGGAGCTGGTCGACCAGCACGGATACGAGGCCACGACGCTCGGCGACATCGCGGACCGGGCGGGCTGCGCCCGCGGACTGGTCTCGTACTACTTCCCGGGAAAACGTCAGCTGCTGCAGTCGGCCGTGCACCGGCTCATGCATCTGACGCTTCAGGCCGCTCTGGAACGCGAGCCGCGCACGGACGACGGGCGGGAGCGGCTGGCGCGCGCCATCGACGCCATCCTCGGACTCGCGGCCGACCGTCCGGTGCTCATGCGTACGCATATGGCGGGAATCCTGCAGGCCGACGGATTCGTCCAGTGCCCGGAGCAGCAGCGACTGGCACATCTGCTGCGGGACACCGTGGAGCGCTACGGATCGCGGGACATCGACACCGACTATCCGCTGCTGCGCGCCCTGCTGATGGGCGCGGTCGTCGCGGTCCTGCTGCCCGGTGCGCCGATGCCCCGCGCGCGGCTGCGCGCGGAGCTGTTCCAGCGGTACGGGCTGGACTGGGAGCTCGGCGTGCCGCCGGGTGGACCGCCACCCGGCGGCACGCCTGTTCAGCGCCGGAATCAGTCGTCGAAGTCGTCGAAGTAG